One stretch of Alcaligenes faecalis DNA includes these proteins:
- a CDS encoding MarR family winged helix-turn-helix transcriptional regulator: MNQSEAALEFLVEPADAGFEGRVGPKDPASLKLWLRMLTCTKQIEDEIRRRLRQNFDISLARFDYMAQLYRYPQGLKMGELSRYLMVTGGNITGLTDELAREGMVSRQSSPTDRRAWVLRLTPKGKSSFEAMAQAHSDWIAEMFEGLGTEEVVHIHQHLGLLRVHLQSAAS; encoded by the coding sequence ATGAATCAAAGCGAAGCAGCACTTGAATTCCTGGTAGAGCCGGCCGATGCCGGATTTGAAGGCCGCGTCGGTCCCAAGGACCCGGCCAGCCTGAAATTGTGGTTGCGCATGCTGACCTGCACCAAGCAGATCGAGGACGAAATCCGTCGCCGCCTGCGCCAGAATTTTGATATTTCGCTGGCCCGTTTTGACTATATGGCCCAGTTGTACCGCTACCCGCAGGGTCTGAAGATGGGCGAGCTGTCGCGCTATCTGATGGTGACCGGCGGCAATATTACCGGACTGACTGACGAGCTGGCCCGCGAGGGCATGGTGTCTCGCCAGAGCAGCCCCACTGACCGACGTGCCTGGGTGTTGCGTCTCACCCCCAAGGGCAAAAGCAGTTTCGAGGCGATGGCCCAGGCCCACAGCGACTGGATTGCAGAAATGTTTGAAGGACTGGGTACCGAGGAAGTCGTGCACATCCATCAGCACCTGGGCCTGTTACGGGTTCATCTGCAAAGCGCGGCCAGCTAG
- a CDS encoding acyl-CoA thioesterase, translated as MVSKLYEQEHRIRFSECDPAGIVFYPQYFVMFNDLMEAWIDSMTPEGFHNMIASKRVGMPSVHIEAEFKSISRMGDDVVMSLGVERIGNSSLKLLLRCIGKDGVLRMQVRQTVVTTSLETHLGIPIPDFLRNPMQEYVIAQPESSKA; from the coding sequence ATGGTTTCCAAGCTGTACGAACAAGAACATCGCATCCGTTTTTCGGAATGCGATCCGGCGGGTATCGTTTTTTATCCGCAGTACTTTGTGATGTTTAACGACCTGATGGAAGCATGGATCGACTCCATGACCCCCGAGGGTTTTCACAACATGATCGCCAGCAAACGGGTGGGCATGCCCTCGGTGCACATTGAAGCCGAGTTCAAGTCCATCAGCCGTATGGGTGATGATGTGGTGATGAGCCTGGGTGTGGAACGCATTGGCAATAGCTCCTTGAAGCTGCTGTTGCGCTGCATCGGTAAAGACGGCGTGTTGCGTATGCAAGTGCGCCAGACCGTGGTGACCACCTCGTTGGAGACGCACCTGGGTATTCCTATCCCTGATTTCCTGCGCAACCCCATGCAAGAGTATGTGATTGCCCAGCCAGAAAGCAGCAAGGCTTGA
- a CDS encoding bifunctional salicylyl-CoA 5-hydroxylase/oxidoreductase: MNIVCIGGGPAGLYFGLLMKLQNPQNEVFVVERNRPYDTFGWGVVFSDATMENLREADPVSAQTIGDAFNHWDDIECHFKGSAVRSSGHGFIGIGRKKLLNILQARCEEVGVKLVFETVVTDEAELARKYNADILIASDGINSAVRTRYEDVYQPDIDTRNCRFVWLGTEKVFDAFNFIFVETEHGWFQAHAYRFQDGLSTFIVETPEETWQKAGIGEMSQEEAIAYCENLFADHLDGNKLISNATHLRGSAIWIRFPRVICNKWVHWQDYGTGKQVPVVLMGDAAHTAHFSIGSGTKLALEDAITLAKHMDHESMEEALKDYEAARSVDVLRIQNAARNSTEWFENVARYANMKPEQFTYSMLTRSQRISHENMRMRDAAWLEKYERWMATEAGMTLADGEKAPSPMFTPFKLRDMQLKNRVVLSPTLIYSAKDGMPGATHQVHYGSRAMGGAGLIMAEMTAVTPEGRVTPGCTGLWNDEQANAWKPVVAFAHEQGAKIGVQLGHAGRRGSTQLGWEKANKPLAEGNWPLVSASALPYQAGVTAVPAEITRAQMDEIRDAFVAAAKRADQAGFDCIELQAAHGYLLSSFISPLTNQRSDEFGGSLENRMAYPLEVFAAIRAVWPENKPIMVRISATDWAEGGNTADDGVEIARLFKQAGADLIDVSSGEVVLEQQPIYGRMYQTPFSDRIRNEAGIATMAVGSIMEADHANSIIAAGRADLCALSRGFLADANWPQRQAAELGYTDLAWPVQYEWGKDWLQRQIKRAPVAQDGPAKS, encoded by the coding sequence ATGAATATCGTATGTATTGGCGGAGGCCCAGCCGGCTTGTATTTCGGTTTGCTGATGAAGTTGCAAAACCCTCAGAACGAGGTTTTTGTAGTCGAGCGTAACCGACCGTACGACACCTTTGGCTGGGGTGTGGTGTTCTCGGACGCGACCATGGAAAACCTGCGTGAAGCTGACCCCGTGTCCGCGCAGACCATCGGTGACGCGTTCAACCACTGGGACGACATTGAGTGCCATTTCAAAGGTAGCGCCGTGCGCTCCAGCGGCCATGGCTTTATCGGGATTGGTCGCAAGAAATTGCTGAACATCCTGCAGGCCCGCTGTGAAGAAGTGGGCGTCAAGCTGGTGTTCGAGACCGTGGTCACGGATGAAGCTGAACTGGCCCGCAAGTACAACGCCGATATCCTGATTGCTTCTGACGGCATCAACAGTGCTGTTCGTACCCGCTACGAAGACGTGTACCAGCCTGATATCGACACCCGTAACTGCCGCTTTGTGTGGCTGGGTACGGAAAAAGTGTTCGACGCCTTTAACTTCATTTTTGTTGAAACCGAGCACGGCTGGTTCCAGGCTCACGCCTACCGCTTCCAGGACGGCCTGTCCACGTTCATCGTGGAAACGCCTGAAGAGACCTGGCAGAAAGCCGGTATTGGCGAAATGTCGCAGGAAGAGGCCATTGCCTACTGTGAAAACCTGTTTGCCGACCACCTGGATGGCAACAAGCTGATCAGTAACGCCACCCACCTGCGCGGTTCGGCCATCTGGATCCGTTTCCCACGCGTTATCTGCAACAAGTGGGTGCACTGGCAAGATTACGGCACCGGTAAGCAAGTGCCTGTGGTGCTGATGGGCGACGCCGCTCACACCGCTCACTTCTCCATCGGCTCCGGCACCAAGCTGGCCCTGGAAGATGCCATCACGCTGGCCAAGCACATGGACCACGAGTCCATGGAAGAGGCCCTGAAAGATTACGAAGCCGCTCGTAGCGTGGACGTATTGCGTATTCAGAACGCTGCCCGCAACTCGACCGAATGGTTCGAGAACGTGGCCCGTTACGCCAATATGAAGCCCGAGCAGTTCACTTACTCCATGCTGACCCGTTCGCAGCGCATCTCGCACGAGAACATGCGTATGCGTGACGCCGCCTGGCTGGAAAAATACGAGCGCTGGATGGCGACCGAAGCCGGCATGACGCTGGCCGACGGTGAAAAAGCCCCTTCGCCCATGTTCACACCCTTCAAGCTGCGCGATATGCAGTTGAAGAACCGTGTCGTGCTCTCGCCCACGCTGATTTATAGCGCCAAGGATGGCATGCCCGGTGCTACGCACCAGGTGCATTACGGTAGCCGCGCCATGGGTGGTGCTGGCCTGATCATGGCTGAAATGACCGCTGTGACGCCTGAAGGTCGTGTCACCCCCGGTTGTACTGGTTTGTGGAACGACGAGCAGGCCAATGCCTGGAAACCTGTGGTGGCTTTCGCCCACGAACAGGGTGCCAAGATTGGTGTGCAGCTGGGCCACGCTGGCCGTCGCGGTTCGACGCAGTTGGGCTGGGAAAAAGCCAACAAGCCGCTGGCTGAAGGCAACTGGCCTTTGGTGTCGGCTTCTGCCCTGCCTTACCAGGCTGGCGTAACCGCCGTTCCTGCCGAGATCACTCGTGCCCAGATGGACGAAATCCGTGACGCCTTTGTGGCCGCTGCCAAGCGCGCTGACCAGGCCGGCTTTGACTGCATCGAATTGCAAGCCGCCCACGGTTACCTGCTGTCCAGCTTCATCTCGCCGCTGACTAATCAGCGTAGTGACGAATTTGGTGGTAGTCTGGAAAATCGCATGGCTTACCCGCTGGAAGTGTTTGCGGCTATCCGCGCCGTCTGGCCAGAGAACAAGCCCATCATGGTGCGTATCTCGGCAACAGACTGGGCCGAAGGTGGCAACACGGCGGACGATGGTGTGGAAATTGCACGCCTGTTCAAGCAAGCCGGTGCCGATCTGATCGACGTGTCCTCGGGTGAAGTGGTGCTGGAGCAGCAGCCAATTTACGGCCGCATGTACCAGACGCCATTCTCCGACCGTATCCGTAACGAAGCCGGTATCGCCACCATGGCGGTGGGCTCGATCATGGAAGCGGATCACGCCAACAGCATTATTGCTGCAGGCCGTGCTGACCTGTGCGCCCTGTCGCGAGGCTTTCTGGCCGACGCGAACTGGCCACAACGTCAGGCTGCGGAGCTGGGTTACACCGACCTGGCCTGGCCCGTTCAGTACGAATGGGGCAAGGACTGGTTGCAGCGTCAAATCAAACGTGCGCCAGTGGCCCAGGACGGCCCTGCCAAGTCATAA
- a CDS encoding cupin domain-containing protein: MSEERFDTHRESVLGRADVEDTPELVKYYQDLTQFEAGALWTVANKIEPWEPKSESVPVVWRYRDLRDYVLRSVDLVSPEKAGRRVIYLNNPGRQEVSAAVGWLYSGLQVMKPGEAASAHAHSSSALRFIMEGRGAYTIVDGHKMTLGANDFVLTPNGCWHEHGVEADGLPCIWQDGLDIPLVNALEAGFYAVHPDLAQAITHPVNDAVGIWGGRGLKPTLHDWQKPYSPLLKYEWEPTYEALSAYAKVTDGSPFDGVIMDYINPLTGGPVMATIGASMQMLRPGEHTKAHRHTGSIIYQCAKGEGYSIINGKRFDWRERDIFCVPSWMFHEHVNGSSSEDACLFSFHDLPVMRALNLYREEALAENGGHQVLL, encoded by the coding sequence ATGTCGGAAGAACGTTTTGACACCCACCGCGAAAGCGTGCTCGGTCGTGCAGATGTTGAGGACACGCCCGAATTGGTGAAGTACTACCAGGATTTGACTCAGTTTGAAGCCGGTGCCCTGTGGACCGTGGCGAACAAGATTGAGCCCTGGGAGCCCAAGTCCGAGTCCGTGCCTGTGGTGTGGCGCTACCGCGACCTGCGTGACTACGTGTTGCGTTCGGTGGATCTGGTCAGCCCTGAAAAGGCCGGTCGTCGTGTGATTTACCTGAACAACCCCGGTCGCCAGGAAGTCTCGGCGGCGGTGGGCTGGCTGTACTCCGGTTTGCAGGTCATGAAACCGGGCGAAGCGGCTTCCGCACATGCACACTCCTCCTCGGCCCTGCGTTTCATCATGGAAGGCCGTGGTGCCTACACCATCGTGGACGGCCACAAGATGACCTTGGGCGCCAACGATTTCGTGCTGACGCCTAACGGCTGCTGGCACGAGCACGGCGTGGAAGCCGATGGCCTGCCCTGCATCTGGCAAGACGGTCTGGACATTCCACTGGTCAACGCCCTGGAAGCCGGTTTCTACGCGGTTCACCCGGATCTGGCCCAGGCCATTACGCACCCCGTCAACGACGCGGTGGGTATCTGGGGCGGCCGTGGTCTGAAGCCAACCCTGCACGATTGGCAAAAACCGTACTCGCCTCTGCTCAAGTACGAGTGGGAGCCTACTTACGAAGCCTTGTCGGCCTACGCCAAGGTTACGGACGGCAGCCCGTTTGATGGCGTCATCATGGACTACATCAACCCGCTGACCGGCGGCCCTGTCATGGCCACCATCGGCGCCAGCATGCAAATGCTGCGTCCTGGCGAGCACACCAAGGCCCACCGTCACACCGGCAGCATCATTTACCAATGCGCCAAGGGTGAAGGCTATTCGATCATCAATGGCAAACGCTTTGACTGGCGCGAACGCGACATTTTCTGCGTACCATCCTGGATGTTCCACGAGCACGTGAACGGTTCTTCGTCCGAGGACGCTTGCCTGTTCTCGTTCCACGACCTGCCCGTGATGCGCGCCCTGAA